The DNA segment ctcattttctttttcttcttgttATGCAGCAGGCTTTGtcttagattttttatataatttttcgttttgttttttataatttgtttttctgaatATACAGAATATTCtgtgtttgaatttgattcatattCAGGATCAAAGTGTGTCTGCGTTTGCTATGTTAAATTCagctttctagtcgcgacgcccacaatgaaatttgttcttaatggatcttttttttgtcaaaaattatactacctggctcaaaactgaatcattttcttcaaagttcgacagttcggtcaacattcatccttctcgtttaaaaattctttttattcggtggaaaattcaattttcttttaattgggggtacaaatttctgattgaaaactaatctcttttggttgcttgacattttcatctcaagtgaaaatctatctatattgttgaaaattcaactgtttcatcgaaaatacctgtttttggctgtgattcggatatgaatatttcttgaaaactcgtcttttcggtctttttttttattcttttttctggatctacattttatatttctccaattatgcacatttggaattgaaattttcttgatgatttttaacgactctcggatacgacccagtcttaagtcgacccctacattatcctGTCTTTTACCTAACAGTCCCGtagcaaatttgaaagagagaggtctcttacatactcggttggcgaaaaagaaaaatagaacattttcaatNNNNNNNNNNNNNNNNNNNNNNNNNNNNNNNNNNNNNNNNNNNNNNNNNNNNNNNNNNNNNNNNNNNNNNNNNNNNNNNNNNNNNNNNNNNNNNNNNNNNttatttttagtttgtaggtttaaatttccttttttttctttcttttatcgtgaaattataatgaattgctatgaattacttatctttgagtacgtttccggaattcccagtaactgcatatcgaagcacaattttaagaaagtgtatttataccaaattaaaaattttctatttttcttcttCTCCAACCGAGTgtgtaagagaccgctctctttcgaatttgctacgggaattttaagtaaaagacaagataatgtaggggtcgacttgaGACTGGGTcctatccgagagtcgttaaaaatcgtcctatttaagattcttagaaaacctataaatgcatacatatatatattgaaagtcaagaaaatttcaattccaaatgtgcaaaattggagaaatataaaatgtagatccagaagaaaagaataaaaaaagaacgaaaagactaattttcaagaaatattcatatccgaatcacagccaaaaacaggtattttcgataaaacagttgaattttcaacaatatagatagattttcacttgagatgtAAATGTCAAgctaccaaaagagattagttttcaatcagaaatttgtacccccaattaaaaaaaaattgaattttccaccgaataaaaagaatttttaaacgagaaggatgaatgttgaccgaattgtcgaactttgaagaaagtgattcagttttgagccaggtagtataatttttgacaaaaaaaagaaccattaataaCAAACTTCATTgtgggcgtcgcgactagaaagaatatgTATGCATACTTATTCatataaacacacaaaaatacacatgtgcacatacatgcatacacatacacatatacatatatatatagatacatatatatacatacatatacatacacatcccctcttgtgtgtttattttaggcctgtatcattgaatttgcaataaaaagcgatcccccccccccggcccggttcaaaatctcggcgttatttttagtttgtaggtttaaatttcctttgttttctttcttttatcgtgaaattataatgaattgctatgaattacttatcttttagtacgtttccggatttcccagtaactgcatatcgaagcacaattttaagaaagtgtatttataggGGAGATTGGGGAGTTGTGAGACAGCGCCATCTTTCATAAGATTCAGCAAGTTCGACGTTGGTAATGATTGCCATCTTTGTTTTCCAACGCAACCTCACTTTTCAGATCGGATTCATCTTGTAAACATGCTTTGGGAGCGTCGTTCCATACAACGTATCTTatcatttgcttgaaagtttCACCACGCAGTTTGTTCGTGCCCGTTTCCATCAGTTCTTTCGGCGGAGTCCAAAGGTAAGTACGGACAAATTAACCGTTAGTCAATGAAGTTTCGATGCATACTCTCATTGTTGTATATACATTCAACGTGCTTGTGATTGTGAGGCCATTTTAAATACGTGCGTTTTGGGGACTTGTGAGACAACAAATTTGGGGAGTTATGAGacactatttttttatgttttcacgcACTGTTCAACATGAATTGTATAAAGTTTATTCTGTTTTGAATgtcttatgaaatttttcatgaaatttaatgttttatattgactttttctttttttgtagatttcgtACTCAACATGCCGCGTCATAAATACGTTATTGAGTCAAGAAAACCAACGATCGATGCAAAGGCATTAGTGGCGGCGGTcaaggaaattttaattgaaaagaaagcACTACGGTCCGTCGCTCGAGCGTATAATATAGATAAATCAAGATTGTTTCGCTACATCTCAAAACTAAATGATTCAAACCTGGATCCATCGACGGCTTCTGAGGAAAAATTGATTGAGTTTCTGTCATCACTCAGTACCACACCTGGTGGTAGAACGGTTAGATCACGTTatcttacatttatttattacctACTATTTTTATCCGGCTTttgtttaatcttgtttttttcagATCTTCAGTGAAGAGCAAGAAAAACAATTGATGACATATCTTCTGGAAGCAAGCAAAATCTACTATGGCATGagcataaatgaattaaaaattttaacgtatGAGTTGGCAAAAAAACTTGGCGTTGATTATCCTAAAGCATGGGACGAACATAAAAAAGTGTCATATGACTGGTACTATGGGTTTATGCATCGCCATCCAAATTTATCATTGCGTACACCGGAATAAATCAGCGCCAATAGAGCGAAGGCCTTTTCCAGAGCCAATGTAAATGCTTTCTTCGGAAATCTCGGTGCTGTTTTTGACCAACACACATATGAGCCACACCGTATTTGGAATGTTGACGAAACAGGATGTCCAACAGTGCCGACGAAGGCGGTGAAAGTAATCGCAGAAAAAGGATCACGCCGAATTGGACAGAAGATATCTGCCGAAAGAGGCACTAATGTGTCTGTAGCATTTGCCGTGAGAGCCACTGGTCAATCAATACCACCATTTTATATATTTCCAAGAAAGAACATGCAACAGATCTTCATGGATAACGCGGCACCTGGTGCGGTTGGTACCGCCGATGAATCTGGATGGATGACGTACACATAATTTGTGAAGTTCATGTCACATTTCATAAAGCATACGAATGCATCAGAAAATTCACCAATTCTACTACTTTTGGATAACCACACTTCCCATCTCAGTGTCGAGGCAATAGATATGGCGATTGCTCATGGTATCACCATGATTTCGTTTCCTCCTCACTGCTCACATCGAATGCAACCATTAGATGTGAGTGTATTTGGGCCATTTAAAGCAATGTTTCGTAACCACTGCCAAGTTTGGATGAAGAATCATATCGGCCGAACTTTTTGAATACATCATGTGCCACCTATTGTTGATAAGTGTCTTGATGCGGCTGCTACGCCCAGGAATATTAAATCCGGTTTCAAGGCAACAGGCATTTATCCTTTTGACCCAAATGTGTTCACAGCTGAAGATTTCCAGGCAGCCGATTTAACTGGAGAAAATCAGTGCGATGAAAATGAAGATCACGACACTAATGATCGTCGAGTTATAATGCTCAGTTCTGATGTTATACAGACAGGTGCCCATAAAGAGGTGACAACATTCGGATCCATAGTGGCCAGCACATCATCTATGCCAACCACATCAGGTGCATCTTTTAATAGTGCACTGAGAGAGGTCAGTCTTCTCAAACAAAGTTCACCGGTGAAAAAATCCAATCGTGGCCGGAAGTCAATGCAGACCACTATTTTGACATCGCCAGAAAATGTTGCAGCTCTACGTCAAAAAGCCGAGACAAAACGTCTGAAGCAAGCAGAATGGcaagaaaaaaaatcagcaagacaaaaaaaatcagaaaacagGCAAAATGCCGCCGAAGAAACGCTGTCGTCGTGCACTTTCCAAACCTGCAGCAAAGATTCCCAGTTCATCCGATTCTGAAGAAGATGACTTCTGTATCATCTGCAAGTGTGCAATGCCGAAAAAGATGAACAGGAACAACTCCATTCATTGCAATGAATGTGATCGAGCTGTGCACCTCAAGTGCGCCAATATACGAACTGGATATTACACATGTGTTCAGTGCGAATCAGATTGATTAAACTTTATTCtcatattattttcagaaaatgtgtATTATGTTTCTTATtcttcattttcaataatataatatactaaaatatgtcaattttatttatttcgaatagTGTCTCACAACTCCCCAAAATTTATgacattaaacaaattaatgttcttttacaaattccaatttttttatatgcatCATCACTTTTGATACAACTATTGAACTAATAGCTGCCATTATTCCtaaactaaagttaaaaaatgtcaagtatGCAGAATATTATGTTTTTCGAGTAGTTTCGTCTCAAAAACAAAACCCGTCTCCCAACTCCCCAATCtcttttttaagaaagtttaagaaaaaaaaaaaaaaaattcatcaaaaaatcaatcatcaaaacaaattttaagaaagtgtatttatatcaaattgaaaattatctatttttctttttctccaacCAAGTATGTAAGAGATCGCTCTCTTTCGAATTTGCTACgggaattttaagtaaaagacaagataatgtaggggtcgacttgagactgggtcgtatccgagagtcgttaaaaatcgtcctattCAAGATTCTTAGANNNNNNNNNNNNNNNNNNNNNNNNNNNNNNNNNNNNNNNNNNNNNNNNNNNNNNNNNNNNNNNNNNNNNNNNNNNNNNNNNNNNNNNNNNNNNNNNNNNNcaatgatacaggcctaaaataaGCACAAAAGAGggaatgtgtatgtatgtatatgtatgcatgtatatatatatatatgtgtgtgtgtgtgtgtgtgtgtgtatgtgtatgtgtatgtattaTGTGCACATGTGTATTTTGTGTGTTTATATGAATATgtatgcatacttattctttctagtcgcgacgcccacaatgaaatttgttgttaatggttctttttttttgtcaaaaattatacgacctggctcaaaactgaatcattttcttcaaagttcgacaattcggtcaacattcatccttcccttttaaaaattctttttattcggtggaaaattcaatttttctttaactgggggtacaaatttctgattgaaaactattCTCTTTTAGTTGCCTGACATTttcatctcaagtgaaaatctatctatattgttgaaaattcaactattttatcgaaaatacctgtttttggctgtgattgggatatgaatatttcttgaaaattagtcttttttttcttttttttattcttttcttctggatctacattttatatttctccaattctgcacatttggaattgaaattttcttgactttcaatatatatgtgtgtatttatgggttttctaagaatcttgaataggacgatttttaacgactctcggatacgacccagtctcaagtcgacccctacattatcttgtcttttactgaaaattcctgtaaaaaattcgaaagagagcggtctcttacatactcggttggagaaaaagaaaaatagaaaattttcaatttggtataaatgcactttcttaaaattgtgcttcgatatgcagttactgggaaatcccgaaacgtactcaaagataagtaattcatagcaattcattataatttcacgataaaagaaagaaaacaaaggaaatttaaacctacaaactaaaaataacgccaaGATTTTGAACCTGGccgggccggggggggggggggggggggggggggggggggggggaggatcgctttttattgtaaattcaatgatacaggcctaaaataaacacacaagaggggatgtgtatggatgtatatatatatatatgtatatgggtatatgtgtatgtatgtatgtgcacatgtgtatttttgtgtgtttatatGAATATGTACGCATACTTATTCTGTCTATTCGCGACACccacaatgaaattttttgttcatggttcttttttttctcaaaaattatactacctggctccaaactgaatcattttcttcaaagttcgacAATTCGTTCAACATTCATCcctctcgtttaaaaattctttttattcgtggaaaattcaatttttttttaatcggggctacaaatttctgattgaaaactaatctcttttggttgcttgacattttcatctcaagtgaaaatctatctatattgttgaaaattcaactattttatcgaaaatacctgtttttggctgtgattcggatatgaatatttcttgaaaattagtcatttttcttttttttattcttttcttctggatctacattttatatttctccaattctgcacgtttggaattgaaaatttcttgactttcaatatatatatgtgtgtatttatgggttttctaagaaccTTAAATGGgccgatttttaacgactctcggatatgacccAGTCtcaagtcgacccctacattatcttgtcttttacttaaaattcccgtaaaaaattcgaaagagagcggtctcttacatactcggttggagaaaaagaaaaatagaaaattttcaatttggtataaatacagtttcttaaaattgtgcttcgatatgcagttactgggaaatccggaaacgtactcaaagataagtaattcatagcaattcattataatttcacgataaaagaaNNNNNNNNNNNNNNNNNNNNNNNNNNNNNNNNNNNNNNNNNNNNNNNNNNNNNNNNNNNNNNNNNNNNgctttttattgtaaattcaatgatacaggcctaagataaacacacaagaggggatgtgtatgtatgtatatctatgtatatatacctatatatatatatatgtatatgtgtatatgtatgtgtatgtatgtatgtgcacatgtgtatttttgcgtgtttatatgaatatgtatgcatacttattctttctagtcgcgacgcccacaatgaaatttgttgtcaatggttcttttttttgtcaaaaattatactacctggctcaaaactgaatcattttcttcaaagttcgacaattcggtcaacattcatccttctcgtttaaaNNNNNNNNNNNNNNNNNNNNNNNNNNNNNNNNNNNNNNNNNNNNNNNNNNNNNNNNNNNNNNNNNNNNNNNNNNNNNNNNNNNNNNNNNNNNNNNNNNNNtaattctaaaagaatgtggtgcagaagagacgcta comes from the Belonocnema kinseyi isolate 2016_QV_RU_SX_M_011 chromosome 6, B_treatae_v1, whole genome shotgun sequence genome and includes:
- the LOC117175639 gene encoding uncharacterized protein LOC117175639 translates to MRHSRHLLIVAGLFLKRPELRYKLSIHSDFVLNMPRHKYVIESRKPTIDAKALVAAVKEILIEKKALRSVARAYNIDKSRLFRYISKLNDSNLDPSTASEEKLIEFLSSLSTTPGGRTIFSEEQEKQLMTYLLEASKIYYGMSINELKILTYELAKKLGVDYPKAWDEHKKVSYDCANRAKAFSRANVNAFFGNLGAVFDQHTYEPHRIWNVDETGCPTVPTKAVKVIAEKGSRRIGQKISAERGTNVSVAFAVRATGQSIPPFYIFPRKNMQQIFMDNAAPGAVGTADESGWMTYT